A genome region from Crossiella equi includes the following:
- a CDS encoding 1-phosphofructokinase family hexose kinase, with product MSGSVVVLAPSPQLTVTVEELDGAPDIHLHPGGQGVWQARMVSSLGVPVVLCAAVGGETGQVLRHLLEKSGIELRLREIRGRNGGYVHDRRDGERDSLVEMLPDALSRHELDDLYEVTLAEALEAGTALLSGPSADRVVPHSLYHRLAADLTGNGCQVVIDLAGERLSTALQGGPTLVKVSHEELVEDGRAESGELGALVRAAKDIAGEGPRVVVVSRAEQPTLALVDGDGFTVHPPALHPVETRGGGDSMTAGFTAWLAKGKPLTEALRVGTAAGALNVARHGLGTGSGAAILALAERVELRPLEKGIA from the coding sequence GTGAGTGGATCCGTGGTGGTGCTCGCCCCGTCGCCCCAGCTGACCGTGACCGTCGAGGAACTGGACGGCGCGCCCGACATCCACCTGCACCCCGGTGGCCAGGGGGTGTGGCAGGCGCGGATGGTCAGTTCGCTCGGGGTGCCCGTGGTGCTGTGCGCGGCCGTGGGCGGGGAGACCGGGCAGGTGCTGCGGCACCTGCTGGAGAAGTCCGGGATCGAGTTGCGGCTGCGGGAGATCCGGGGCCGCAACGGGGGGTACGTGCACGACCGGCGGGACGGGGAGCGCGACTCGCTGGTGGAGATGCTGCCCGACGCGCTGTCCCGGCACGAGCTGGACGACCTGTACGAGGTGACCCTCGCCGAGGCCCTGGAGGCCGGGACCGCCCTGCTCAGCGGGCCCAGTGCCGACCGGGTGGTGCCGCACTCGCTGTACCACCGCCTGGCCGCCGACCTGACCGGCAACGGGTGCCAGGTGGTCATCGACCTGGCCGGGGAACGGCTGTCCACGGCGTTGCAGGGCGGGCCCACGCTGGTCAAGGTCAGCCACGAGGAGCTGGTCGAGGACGGGCGCGCGGAGAGCGGGGAGCTGGGCGCGCTGGTGCGGGCCGCCAAGGACATCGCCGGGGAGGGCCCCCGGGTCGTGGTGGTGTCGCGGGCCGAGCAGCCGACCTTGGCCCTGGTGGACGGGGACGGGTTCACCGTGCACCCGCCCGCGCTGCACCCGGTGGAGACGCGGGGCGGCGGGGACTCGATGACGGCCGGGTTCACCGCGTGGCTGGCCAAGGGCAAGCCGTTGACCGAGGCGTTGCGGGTGGGCACGGCGGCGGGGGCGTTGAACGTGGCCCGGCACGGGCTGGGCACTGGCAGCGGGGCCGCGATCCTGGCCCTGGCCGAACGGGTGGAACTCCGACCCCTGGAGAAGGGAATCGCATGA